The DNA segment AAACCTTGAATTTTCTTTTTTTACATGGTTATACGCTCTTATAACTGGTTCAACCTGCATAACCATTCCGTCTCCTCCGCCATACGGATAATCGTCAACCCTTCTGTGCTTATCCAGTGTGAAATCTCTTATATCAACTAAGTTAAGTTCAAACAGGTTGTTTTTAAGGCCACGCCCTGTAACCGATTCTCCCAATACTCCCATAATCATATCTGGAAACAAAGTTAAAATATCTATTCTCATATTTCATCTAAGCCCGGTATAATATGCACAGTCATACGGTTAGAGTCAAGGTCTGTGTTAATAATAACATCCTTAATAGCAGGAAGATACATAGGCTTTTTACCGTCTCTTTCAACTTCGTAGACATCGTTGGAACCTGTTCTTAAAACATTTTTTATAATTCCTAACTTTTCTCCGTCGTCTTTTACAACTTCCATGCCCAATATATCTTTTATATAAAATTCTCCGTCAGAAAGTTCTGGCAAATCTTTAACATACACTTCTGCTAATTGATTTTTTAAACTTTCTGCCGCTTCAACAGAGTCTACACCAAAAAAGGTAACAAAAACCATATTTTTAAAGAATTTTATTCCTTTTATTTTATATTCCTTATTATCAACTAAAAGATATTCAAACTCGTTAAATACCTCAATCTCGTCTAAATAAGGATATATTTTGACTTCGCCTCTTAAACCTCTTGTATTGACAATTTTGCCAACTTCAACTTTACTCATATTATATCAACTATAATCCTTTTATCAGTTTTTGCACCGGCGGCTTTCATAAGAGTTCTTATAGCCTGAGCATTTTTGCCCTGTTTACCGATGATTTTACCCATATCTTTTTCGTCAACTTGAAGGGTATAGTAAATAGTTCTTTCTTCTTCTCTTTCCTCAATTTTAACACTTTCTGGGTTGTCAACCAATGAGGAAGCAAGATAGTTAAGTAAGTCTTTCATAACTTCACCCTTAAATTATGTTGTTCTTTTTAAGTAAATCTCTAACAGTATCTGTAGGCTGAGCACCGTTTGCAATCCATTTCTTTGCTTTTTCAGCATCTACTTTGAATTCTTTTTCCTTTGTTAAAGGATTGTATGTGCCGATTTCTTCGATAAATCTACCGTCTCTTGGTGATCTTGAATCTGCTACTACTACTCTGTAAAAAGGTGTTTTCTTAGCACCCATTCTTTTTAATCTGATTTTAACTGCCATGTTAAATTCCTCCATTTTTTTATTTATTTATTTTTTTATTAACTAAAACATACCTCGAAAATGCTTTGGAAGTTTTTTACCTGAAAACTGCTTCATCATTTTCTTCATTTGCTCAAATTGTTTTAAAAGAGCATTTACTTCGGGAACGGAAGTTCCGCTTCCTTTTGCAATTCTTTCTTTTCTTGAAAGATTTATAATTGACGGATTTTCTCTTTCCTTTAATGTCATAGAAAGGATAATCGCTTTTGTTTTATCAAACTGATTTTCAGGAATTTTTACTCCTGCAAGTGCTTTTTTATTAACACCCGGAAGCATTCCTAAAATATTTTCAATAGGCCCTAAATTCTTTATCTGATCTATCTGGTCAAGAAAATCTGTGAAAGTGA comes from the Clostridia bacterium genome and includes:
- the rimM gene encoding 16S rRNA processing protein RimM; translated protein: MSKVEVGKIVNTRGLRGEVKIYPYLDEIEVFNEFEYLLVDNKEYKIKGIKFFKNMVFVTFFGVDSVEAAESLKNQLAEVYVKDLPELSDGEFYIKDILGMEVVKDDGEKLGIIKNVLRTGSNDVYEVERDGKKPMYLPAIKDVIINTDLDSNRMTVHIIPGLDEI
- a CDS encoding KH domain-containing protein; its protein translation is MKDLLNYLASSLVDNPESVKIEEREEERTIYYTLQVDEKDMGKIIGKQGKNAQAIRTLMKAAGAKTDKRIIVDII
- the rpsP gene encoding 30S ribosomal protein S16 is translated as MAVKIRLKRMGAKKTPFYRVVVADSRSPRDGRFIEEIGTYNPLTKEKEFKVDAEKAKKWIANGAQPTDTVRDLLKKNNII